Within the Oncorhynchus clarkii lewisi isolate Uvic-CL-2024 chromosome 2, UVic_Ocla_1.0, whole genome shotgun sequence genome, the region GGTACCAACACACACCACGTCCCCACTAGACACAGGTACCAACACACACCATGTCCCCACTAGACACAGGTACCTACCAACACACACCACGTCCCCACTAGACACAGGTACCAACACACACCATGTCCCCACTAGACACAGGTACCTACCAACACACACCATGTCCCCACTAGACACAGGTACCTACCAACACACACCACGTCCCCACTAGACACAGGTACCAACACACACCACGTCCCCACTAGACACAGGTACCTACCAACACACACCACGTCCCCACTAGACACAGGTACCAACACACACCACGTCCCCACTAGACACAGGTAccaacacacacatttaaaacagGTAAAACTTCCTCTGtgaacctttaaaaaaaacataagaATGTGTCTGTTTCTGCAGGTCCGGTGGTGGCAAAGGACATCAGTACGTACCACACAGTCTTCCTATTGGCCATACTGGGAGGCATGGCTGTCATCCTCCTCTGCCTGCTCtgtctactactgtactactgcaggtctgtccgtctgtctggatCAATGGACTTCCCTGCCGACTGTCATAAGTGTGTCTTGTGCGTCAGTGAAGTAGTCTTGAGTTTCAACAGGACTGtcatctctttcctctccccttctctcactatctctctctccctgtctctccctccctgtctccccgtttctctctctctccctgtctctccctcactatctccctgtctctgtctctttccaggCGTGGTTGTGTGAAGCCTCGTCTGTCCCAGCGGAAGCTGACTCTGTCGTCTGGTCTGGAGGGCAGTAAGAGAGACCAGTCCACCTCCATGTCCCACCTCATCAGCAGCGAGGTCAGTCAACATCCAGGCCAGGGACCACTGGTCTCTTCATACTAACATGCTTTTTCCCTTTGCCACTGCACTTTGGAACTGCCACTGCACTTTGGAACTGCACTTTGGAACTGCACTTTGCCACTGCACTTTGGAACTGCACTTTGCCACTGCACTTTGCCACTGCACTTTGCCACTGCACTTTGCCACTGCACTTTGCCACTGCACTTTGGAACTGCCACTGCACTTTGCCACTGCACTTTGGAACTGCACATTGCCACTGCACTTTGCCACTGCACTTTGCCACTGCACTTTGCCACTGCACTTTGGAACTGCACTTTGCCACTGCACTTTGCCACTGCACTTTGGAACTGCCACTGCACTTTCTATTGTTATAATCACAGCTAATATTCTGTTGAGTTTTTTTCACttttgtgttagtgtgtattgatggtattgttccctgtgtgttctgtgtaTTCTGTTTGAAGAGCATGTTAGATAATGGCATAGCGCTACTGTCTGTGAAACTGACACTAAAACCTTATCACATCTCTAGGTTCATTTGGAGCTGGTCTCTACGACAGCCGAACCCGACATGACCACGCCCATGCTAAAACCCTCCTCCTATGATCGCCATGACCTGGTCTCCCATGGCAACCACAGTCGCATGTCGCTAGGAAACCACAGCCGAAGTCGTCATGGCTCGTCGCTAGGCAACCTGACGCCGCGCAGCAGAGATTACCGTCAGTCTGTGGAGACGTTCCCGTTTAAATCAGCCCTCTCCGCCGGGACGGATGCCGACTACCGCCAATCATACACCTCCATCTGCTCATCCATCAATCAGCTCCCAGATAGACTTTCCTCTTCAAATCAGGTGCAGGCGTCAGCAAGTCAATTGAGTGGTGTTGGGGAGGGCGGGACTAGTGTGCGTGAGGCTACCTCTCCCTGCTCCCCACCTGTCTCCCCTATCAGAGGGGAGGGGTGTGAGCGCAGACCCCCAGACTACCTCCTGTCCCGGTCTGTGGACCACCTGggctccctgcccctctccctccccaggcCGGGCCAGCTGCTGTGTTGTGGCTCCGTGGACCTGCTGAGTGGAGGAGACGGTTACCCCAGGAGGATCCGGCCCACCCTGGTGATCCCAGCCCACTACATGCGCCTGCCGGGGGAGCACCCGCTGTGTGGCCAGGCCCTGTTCTTACAGACTGACCAGCAGAGTGACCTGGAGACCATCCAGGCTGAGCTCAACGCATCACACCCCCAGCAGCCCCTGGGGCAAACACACGCCGATTATGCTATCGCCTCAGCCAACCAGGGACAAGGAGAGGGGCAAGGGGAGTGGAGCAGCCTATCAGAGTCCCTGTCTATCCCGACAGCACTTGGGGAGGCAGGTATTACGCAAATGAACGGCGAGGACACGCTATTGGCTGAGAGGAAACTGATGGAACTGCGGGGAGGGAAGCCCCTCACACACCCGCACGCCTGGTTCGTCTCATTGGACGGTCGGTCTAACGCCATCAGACACTCTTACATAGACTTGCAGCGGGCTGGGCAAGCCAAGGGGAATCCAGGTGGAGGAGGTAGCCATGGTAACAACAGTGGTGGTAGACATGTCAACGGAAACGATGCAAGTCTGGACTCCGGGGTGGACCTGAATGAGCCCAGAGCAGggcggagggggagggaggtagagaggaaggtaggagagagggaaagagagaaagacagagagagggggaggacaaaGAGCGGCCCTCCTGCCATGGCCTACACCCAGCTGGTATATGTGGATGACCTGGAGGGGGAGACTCCTGAGTGTAGCCCCCAGGACAGCCCTTTAGGTCCAGGGTTGCAGAACACACAGGGACATCAAcaagtagaggaagaggaggaggacagaggagaggaagaggaacacagaggagaggggatgataCAGGAAGAGGctccttcacccctctcctccccctcctcctcctcctcctcctctccacccccactCACAGAGACAAAAGGCGTTGTCTTCAGGACTGAGCATGACCAGACGGCCCTATTGTCTGTTGCCCCTGACGACcacggagaggaggagaagaagagcccCTGGCAGAAGCGGGAGGAGCGCCCCCTACTGGCAGTCTTTAACCTCAAATGACCTTACTTCCCCACCCACCACCCCGCCCCAGAGTGACATGAAGAAGGAAGTACTTCTGCACTGGGAGCTAAATGGAACTGTCAGTGAATGGAAACGATTGGAACAGTTGGAACTCCATACATTCTAATGTCTAATCCTTCCTGTGTATCATCATAGCCCCACACTACATGGACAGGCCACTGACTAGACATGCCATAGAGACTTTGTCTGAGTGATACAGATGAACTCCTGAACTAAAAACAAACTTAACAACGCCAGAGAACATGTAATGCACAACTGCTATGCCTTTAGTAAATGAGCTGTGTCAGCAAAAAGGGGCTGTGGAATAAAGTAGAGACAGACAATGTGTGTTTCAATACTTAGCAGCAGCCTCCTTTCCTCAGTCTTATCTGCTTCAGTCCACTGATCTGAAAAGCATCGGACAAGTAAAAGCAATATGGCGGATGTCTACTGGCAGGTCTAGGTAGAAGGAGTAGTAGTGTTTTCAGATCAGTAACTAGGACAGGATATACATACAGCAGGAAAGGAAGCTACTCTAATGTATAATGCTGCCCAGAGGCACAGATCTACGATCAGTTTTCCCCCCACAGGTCTTAatctgggcggcaggtagcctagcagttagagcggtgggccagtaaCGCAAAGatcgctggttcgaatacccaaGCCAAGAtgttgaaaaatctgtcgatgtgcccttgagcaaggcacttaaccctgatttgctccaggggcgccgtactactatggctgcatctatccagtgtatgtgacactaaaacatattttgttttgttatttttttaggTTTCCATTTTCCAACGTTAGGGTACCTtagattggtgtgtgtgtaacttcAGTTTCCCATCCACACGACTGGTGAATCAGATAATGGGATACAGCCCCCTCTGTTGGTGACTGTTGATATTGCAGCACTCTACCAGTGAGGTTTTATATGAAGGTTTTGTGTGTTGAACCACTGACTTCGGCATACTTTGCTCTGAACGGCTGGCTATGCATCACTTTTATACAGTTGCTTGAGATGCCTTGTTTTGTCATTTTAAGTACTCTGTGATTTTAGTTGCCAAACTATTTTACTCAAATACGTTTATGCTATTTTCTACTCAGATATGTTTTAGCGTTTTTTTCCCTTACTGTAAGTACAGAGTtttaacagacacacacccaAGCCTTTTCTCTGAAACCAAACCGCATCCTGACGTTTGGAAACCACTATAATCGACTTCCTCGTTTTccaagtgcctttgaacaagtTGACTCGTACACATTAGTTGATCAGTTCAGCTAGCTATttatttctcctctcccctgttgagctcTAACCCTCcactacctcatctctctctcatccctctgtccctgGCAGACCATGCAgcaaccccctctctcctctcctccctctgtccctggcAGACCATGTAgcaaccccctctctcctctcctccctctgtccctggcAGACCATGCAgcaaccccctctctcctctcctccctctgtccctggcAGACCATGcagcatccccctctcctccctctgtacctGGCAGACCATGCAgcaaccccctctctcctctcctccctttgtcCCTGGCAGACAGCATGCAgcaaccccctctctcctctcctccctctgtccctggcAGACCATGcagcatccccctctctcctctcctcagtcacAAAGGGAGGATGCTGTGTGGCCGTAGCTAGATTGTTTATTGACTTTTGCATCTGCCTCTGTGTGCCCGTCTCTGTCTGTACTCATGTTTTTCTGCACAAGCATATGCCTGAGTGTTCATATCTGTGCGTGCAGACAATATACTGCaggtcgtgtgtgtgtgacagcataTGACATCTGAGGCATTACAGTGTATATAGTTCTTTCCTTTACATGTTGACATGTGAGCTAGTGTTGTGAATGacccctcatcccctctctctctctctctctctctctctctctcttgcgctgtACTCCATCACCATAGTAACCACTCTGGGAGagtactgtatgttactgttcCATCCATTCTGAATGTCTTAACTGGTTGCTTGTATTATAATTTACGCTTATTATTCTGAATAAAGAGACAAACTGGACTTCTGCATCTTCTGTGTATTGTTTAGCACTAGTCTAGAGACTATAGAGCATGTTTGGGTGTAGTAGAGTAAGTAGAACATCATTGAGTCATGCTCTGTAGATCAACGTCAAATGTGTGCAAGCTTCAGGGTTAGACTGTATCCAGATGCATGGTTCACGTTAATGTATCTGATAACTAAAGCAGTAGTCATGGCTACATGTTCTACATTACTGAACCACACTGAATTATGGTAAAGCTTTTCATTCCCTTATGGTTGACCTATTCGTTTCCATTAGGCTTGTCAGATTTCATGCTCCTTTTGACGGACCTATATATAGACAGGAAATCAATCAACATCTTGCTGAGTGGGAGAACCTGACTCCCCCCTCTAGGCTTTACCCGTTGGCAGTTACTAACGGAGCAGCATATCAACCCTCCATCGGGACATAATGGCCAGAGAACCTGACTCCCCCCTCAAGGCTTTATCGGTTACGGGCGGATTTAATGGAGCAGCATATCAACCCTCCATCGGGACATAATGGCCAGAGAACCTGACTCCCCCCTCAAGGCTTTATCGGTTACGGGCGGATTTAATGGAGCAGCATATCAACCCTCCATCGGGACATAATGGCCAGAGAACCTGCAGCTCAGCCGTTTCCCCCTGATTTCAGTAGCTGACAGACGCGCTCCATAGCGTGGCAATTTTGatgttgtttttttaatatatGATGGAAATGTTTGATCTAtgctatacagtaccagtcaaaagtttggacacacctactcattcaagagtttttctttatttttactattttctacattgtagaataatagtgaagatgtcaaaacacatggaatcatgtagtaaccaaaaaaaattaaacaaataaaaatattttatatttgacattcttcaaagtagccaccctttgccttgatgacagctttgcacacggcccctctgcagtgcaggggcggttcctcctgcaggcagaggagggtcgttagtgattggagCTTAGGGTATTTAAACTGCTGCttcactaatctctctctctctgctcctccaggtatgatcctgttttgtttgttcctttgtagttttgcatagttttcactcagtcattcacacacacagattcatgcATCCCTGCACTTTACATACACCCTACATGATGATACTTTCACACCTCATTCCTTTttctttgtttaaagttaatagttttgtttacaataaagaacctttttgattggcctatacctgttgttcgcgtcccctcatttttgccacaggctatgagccggcctgttacacttggcattctctcaaccagcttcatgaggtagtcacctggaatgcatttccattaacatgtgtgccttgttaaaaggtaggggtggtatacagaagatagccctatttggtaaaaaaacaagtctatattatggcaagaacagatgaaataagcagagagaaacaactgtccattattttaagacatgaaggtcagtcaatctggaacatttcagtcgcaaaaaccatcaagcgctatgaagaAACTAGCTTttatgaggaccaccacaggaaaggaagatccagagttacctctgctgcagaggataagttcattagagttaactgcaccttggattgcagcccaaataaatgcttcacagagttcaagtaacagacacatctcaacatcaactgttcagaggagactgcgtgaatcaggccatcCTCgtccaattgctgcaaagaaaccactactaaaggacaccaataagaagagacttccttgggccaagaaacacgagcaatggacattagatcggtggaaatttgtcctttgatatgatgagtccaaatttgagatttttggttccaaccgtcgtgtctttgtgagacacagagtaggtgaacggatggagatcacagttcccactgtgaagtatggaggaggtgtgatggtgctttgctggtgacactgtgatttatttagaattcaaggcacacttaaccagcatggctaccacactattctgcagcgatacgccatcccatctgggttGCGCTTAGTGAAATtacaatttgtttttcaacaggacaatgacccaaaacacacttccaggctgtgtaagggctatttgaccaaggagagtgatggagtgctgtatcagatgacctggcctccacaatcacccgacctcaacccaattgagattgtttgggaagagttggactgtagagggaaggaaaagcagctgacaagtgctcagcatatgtgggaactccttcaagactgttggaaaagcattcctcatgaagttggttgagtgaatgccaagagtgtgcaaagctgtcatcaaggcaaagggtggctactttgaagaatctcaaatataaagtatatttttatttgtttaaaaacaatttggttactacataattccatatgtgttatttcatagttatgtcttcactaatattctacaatgtagaaaatagtaaaaataaagaaaaattattgagtgagtagatgtgtccaaaatgTTTATTGGTACCGTATATACAAAAGTTTGAacacccattcaaattagtggattcggcaatttcagccacacccgttgctgacaggtgtataaaatcgagcacacagccatgcaatctccataaacaaacactggcagtagaatggccttactgaatagctcagtgactttcaacatggcactgtcataggatgtcacctttccaacaagtcagttcgtcaaatttctgtcctgctagagctgccccggtcaactctatgtgctgttattgtgaagtgaaaacaaaacatctaggagcaacaacggctcagccacgaaatggtaggccacacaagctcacagaactggattACTGAAGCGTGTCtttccttggttgcaacactcactaccaagttccaaactgcctctgcaagcaacgtcagcacaagaactgttct harbors:
- the LOC139420554 gene encoding protein FAM171A1-like; amino-acid sequence: MTRVGVLSRTAAIVLCLLGCNVWKAVTKTLQDDNALKEVTLKVHLSDASTHQPLGGATIELFANHTPVTTETSALDGNAYLRFPYRLGTLLVVTATRQGYVPNSAPWRPTRLPVFSSLSLELLPERAATLMVYEDLIHINSGSQGSRDQSWVQFQRRALSLPPNSSYSNLTALLTVANNPSHIQHFPYLQGLGGNGTGSERRFELTPLAAISVHLLASEGVELQVNGPISISISLPANSGLKENQHIPAWRFDPSLGAWLKSSLGYVQREGDQLSLTYIAPQLGYWVAAMSPLDTGPVVAKDISTYHTVFLLAILGGMAVILLCLLCLLLYYCRRGCVKPRLSQRKLTLSSGLEGSKRDQSTSMSHLISSEVHLELVSTTAEPDMTTPMLKPSSYDRHDLVSHGNHSRMSLGNHSRSRHGSSLGNLTPRSRDYRQSVETFPFKSALSAGTDADYRQSYTSICSSINQLPDRLSSSNQVQASASQLSGVGEGGTSVREATSPCSPPVSPIRGEGCERRPPDYLLSRSVDHLGSLPLSLPRPGQLLCCGSVDLLSGGDGYPRRIRPTLVIPAHYMRLPGEHPLCGQALFLQTDQQSDLETIQAELNASHPQQPLGQTHADYAIASANQGQGEGQGEWSSLSESLSIPTALGEAGITQMNGEDTLLAERKLMELRGGKPLTHPHAWFVSLDGRSNAIRHSYIDLQRAGQAKGNPGGGGSHGNNSGGRHVNGNDASLDSGVDLNEPRAGRRGREVERKVGEREREKDRERGRTKSGPPAMAYTQLVYVDDLEGETPECSPQDSPLGPGLQNTQGHQQVEEEEEDRGEEEEHRGEGMIQEEAPSPLSSPSSSSSSSPPPLTETKGVVFRTEHDQTALLSVAPDDHGEEEKKSPWQKREERPLLAVFNLK